A single Oryzias melastigma strain HK-1 linkage group LG24, ASM292280v2, whole genome shotgun sequence DNA region contains:
- the tmem200a gene encoding transmembrane protein 200A has protein sequence MTAAAAGVLTGLAKLKRQDSARSQHRPVPPGSPGLGNPSTDPAPRKRKRRTDVVVVRGRLRLYSASGFFLFLGLIILGIGIGMATLGYWPHKKTTPAGGGNGVKLEKNLANTSHNVQGTPSKQTGGPLMHFLQQHLHSERMKMLGPFTMGIGIFIFICANAILHENRDRETKIIHMRDMYSTVIDIHRLRQKEQKHHYHRNSTFARESADLHAFGTDAAARFPSNPLLAFSPWGGSGGGSAEEEEVLLGDEEFQRRNEQDRLDCSFAGLLAPLYRDRPFGGPALAHSDSVRHQWSMDGDAERGGHHAGSIVSSSISAFTLPVIKLNNCVIDEPEMEAITEEDRGGEAVDGERSKPLSSMESLVVPVASVAKASKPPGLQRSNSASSSSSRCSFFSSSTLSPAPSSTSGCWLSPGAARSDFGSNTSLHMLNSHSKSLDLERGSSVLSVHQEQRKHPSWPRLDRSNSCRSHAGNRGSSKGYTRLEDREEQGEPRTDVSACMAARRDYSKREKLLMISRSHNNLSFEHDELNSSTMKRGSSETQF, from the exons atgacagcagcagcagcaggtgtgCTCACAGGCTTGGCCAAGCTAAAGCGCCAGGACTCCGCCCGCTCTCAGCATCGACCCGTACCACCTGGTTCGCCGGGCTTAGGAAACCCCTCTACTGATCCTGCGCCTAG aaagagGAAGCGGCGCACTGATGTGGTGGTGGTGCGGGGCAGGCTCCGCCTCTACTCGGCCTCtggcttcttcctcttcctggGACTCATCATCCTGGGAATAGGGATCGGGATGGCCACGCTGGGTTACTGGCCACACAAAAAAACCACACCCGCCGGGGGAGGAAATGGCGTCAAACTTGAGAAAAATTTGGCCAACACAAGCCATAATGTGCAAG gAACGCCTTCTAAGCAGACCGGGGGCCCCCTGATGCATTTCCTACAACAACATCTTCACTCTGAGAGGATGAAGATGCTCGGACCTTTCACCATGGGCATTGGGATTTTTATCTTCATCTGTGCTAATGCAATCCTTCATGAGAACAGAGACAGAGAGACCAAG ATCATCCATATGCGAGATATGTACTCCACAGTCATCGACATCCACCGCCTCAGGCAGAAGGAACAAAAACATCACTATCACCGCAACAGCACCTTTGCCCGAGAGTCGGCCGATCTTCACGCTTTTGGAACTGATGCTGCCGCGCGTTTTCCCAGCAACCCCCTCCTAGCATTCTCCCCTTGGGGTGGAAGCGGAGGAGGATCTGCggaagaggaggaggtgttGCTAGGGGATGAGGAGTTTCAGAGACGTAACGAGCAGGATAGATTGGATTGTAGCTTTGCAGGGTTGCTGGCTCCACTCTACAGGGATCGTCCGTTTGGAGGTCCTGCGCTGGCCCACTCGGATTCTGTGCGTCACCAGTGGTCAATGGATGGTGACGCGGAGAGAGGAGGACATCACGCTGGCTCAATCGTCTCTTCCTCCATCTCTGCGTTTACACTCCCTGTTATAAAACTCAACAATTGTGTAATTGATGAACCAGAAATGGAGGCAATAACTGAGGAGGACAGAGGAGGAGAGGCAGTCGATGGGGAGAGGTCAAAACCTCTCAGCTCCATGGAGTCTCTGGTTGTGCCTGTAGCATCTGTTGCAAAGGCCTCCAAACCCCCAGGCTTACAGCGGAGTAACTCTGCCTCCTCATCATCCTCCCGctgttctttcttttcctcctccacgCTCTCTCCTGCTCCCTCCTCTACCTCAGGCTGCTGGCTTTCTCCAGGAGCAGCAAGGAGCGACTTTGGCTCTAATACCTCCTTGCACATGCTCAACAGTCACTCCAAATCCCTGGACCTGGAGCGCGGCTCGAGCGTGCTGAGCGTCCACCAGGAGCAGAGGAAACACCCCAGCTGGCCCCGGCTGGACCGCAGCAACAGCTGCCGCAGTCACGCTGGGAACCGCGGCAGCAGTAAAGGCTACACGCGCCTGGAGGACAGGGAGGAGCAAGGAGAGCCGCGAACAGACGTGTCAGCGTGCATGGCGGCGAGGCGCGACTACAGCAAACGTGAGAAGCTGCTAATGATATCCAGGTCACACAACAATCTGAGCTTTGAGCATGACGAGTTGAATAGTAGCACAATGAAAAGAGGAAGCTCTGAGACTCAATTCTGA